A region of the Andreesenia angusta genome:
TTGCTTCCACCCTCTACTACTGCTGTAATCGAGTGTGGAGGCAATCCTTTTTCATCTACAACATTAGTGTCGTTTTCGTATACCTTAGAGCGTGTAACTCCAGTCAGTTGAGCTACAGACCCCACAGTGCCTTCAAGCATTGTCAAGCTAGCCTGGGCTGTACTTTTGGATTGACGCACCCTTAAGAGCGAGTCGTCTTCGACATAAGAACCTACACTTCCATTCTGTTCGTTGTAAACACTATTCCATCCGTATATAGGATTGAATATAGAATTTATGTCCCCGGGATTAGATACTACAGGTCCTGGAATAGAGCATTTAGCGATTATTTCTACCTCTCCACTTTCGGGGATCATTACACTGCGAGGTAAATTCCACTTTATGCCGGACTTGTCTACCGCAATACCTTCCAGTATTTCAGTTCCACCTAGACCCATTACTTTGACTTTACATTCACTATAGGTTGCAGGCTTTCTCTTGATTCCATTTATTTTCACAACTGAGTCAAGTCCAGTCCCTATAGCTGTGTTAGGAGCCCTGTTATTGTAGACTTGCTCTGCCATTTGGAAAGCGTCATATATTTTTTCAGCAACGGTAGCTATCCACTGGTAATCTTGACTGTCCTCTCCAAGATATATGTCTTGTCCGAAAATCGACTTCGCATCTCCTACAAGTTGATCTCGTATGCCTATATATGTCGGGATGTGAAGTCCAGTTTTGTCGATGTACGGTTTAAAATAAGTCATTCACTAGCCTCCTTTCTATAGCCTAAGATCAATATCTCCAATGTCGATGTCGCCATATCGTGTTGTTACTATGCACGAAAAAGTGTATTCTCTATTTTTGAATTCACTAGAAAAGTCTCTTATAGCAATTACATCTCTTGTGTTTATGATTCGGTCCTTTACTATGCTGTCAACTATCATCTGTCTATCAGAATTTCCCCTAGCTCCTAAAATCTCTTGAAATAGTGGGGTGCCCTCTTCTAAGTTCTCCCACCATTCCCCTTTGAGCAGTTTCAGCCTAGTCTTGATAGCTTGAGCTACAGCATATATACCATATGTTATGTTCTGACTACCCTTTCCAAATGAGTAGTCTCCGTCAGCGTCCAGTATTCTGTACTTCATATTTCAAACCTCCTAGAGCCGCTTAGTGCGGATCACTTGTCTCTCCACCAGAGTAAGTATGAGTGTGAGTGTTTATATCGAGACCATTCGACTTCACACTAGCAGCTGAAAGATTAATGCTTCCTTTGGCCACTATATTTACATTATCTCCAGAGAGTTCTATATAAGAACTGCCCTCTTCGTTCCGAATTTGGCACGAAGTTGTAGAGTAGTCTTTGACTCTGTTCGGCTGTGACCATATCCCTGGTATGCAGATTCCGTCGGACAGATCGTGTCTCCGTTTCTCCATCTGATTTTGAACTCCTCCATGCATAAACCACCCGTCTATGCACATGTCAGAGAAGACAACTAGGCACTCGTCACCAGCTTTTATAGGAAGAGTCATCATATAGCCTCCCGCCCTTGGAATCAGTATCGGAAGGTCCAGCAATGGAGGTATTTCTGCCCACTGGCTAGCTCCACTGTCATTCGTTATAGATTCTCTGATGCAAAGTCTAACTGTAGCTGTTTGGGACTCTATATCGAAAGCCTGAATTATACCAGGGCAGGCAACCCTCAGGCTGTTGTTTAAATTAGATTTAATCATCTCGCCCTCTTCTGTTTTAGAAGGGATTATTTCAGGTATTCTCATTATTCTACCTCCTTATACCGGAACTATAGGTATAGCGCCACCTAATTGAGTTATAGTCTCGAAGTTAAGATGCCACTCATTCCCTCTAGTGTCTCCTACGTATTCCATTTTTATTACTCTATAGATTCCATCCTTATCTAGCGAACGTATCATAGCTTGAACTTCGCCCGAATCACCAGCAGATGCTCCTGAAGATGAACTAGGATTAGAACCTCCTACGCTAGCATTCGCACTCGCAACACTAGGCGGCGCACTATTACCCCCACTCCCATTGATTACAAAGATAGGGTCCTTGTACTTGCCACCTTCCTTAATCTCGAAGTGAAGGTGAGGCCCTGTAGAGCCTCCGGTGTTTCCAGAAAGCCCTATCTGCTGTCCTTGCCTTACGTTGTCACCCGTCTTGACCGACCAGTCGTTAAGGTGGAAGTAGTTCGTTGCTGTGCCGTCTGGATGTTCAAGCATGATTATTTTTCCGCCACCGTAGTTTATCCCTTTGGAGTCTACTCCAGCTTTCAATACCTTTCCAGCTTTTGATGCGAATATAGGGGTCCCTATAGGCATACCTAAATCTATTCCGTTATGATTAGTACCGCCTCTTCTCCCAAAGTGGGAGGTTATCTTGAAATTGCCGTTGTAAGGAATAAGGTAGCCTCCAGCACTAGGTTGTCCGCCTGAAGTGCCTGTTGAAGCTCCAGTATCCCCGGTAGATGTGCTAGCAGGAACAGCATTGGAAGTTCCAAAATCTACACGCTTATCTCGAATCAGACTGTTGTCTATGTGAATCAAGCTATTAAGTTTTATTTGAGGATTCAGCAGGCATTGTCCAGATACTCCGTATTGAGTTTGCTCCGGGACCCCTATAAGTCCAGAAGTAGTGTCCAGCTTGAATATCTCATCCTTAGGGAGCTCTTTTAAGTCTATTAAATTCAACCTACCATCATCCATGTAGCACTTAAGACCATTGCTTTTAGCAATCTGCCTGATAAAGTCGGAGGCTTTTCCGAAAATAACTTTCCCCCTAGGGAGCGTTGTGGTTTTCAGTTTTTCGGATATGCTTCCGAGCGGTACAGGATTAGACGCTTTATTAGCTATATGCTCCACTATACTTCTATGGCTCTGTCCTCTTAAAATAGAGTAGTTGGCTATATCGAAGTTTATAGCTCTGTCAGAATCTAGAGCTATTATAGTAAGCTTGAAGGTGTTTGCATTGACCTTTTCCCTTATGCACTGAATGATATCTCCATCGAAGATAAGCCCAAATTGACTTCCTTCATATCCAGCCTCTACAGTAACTCTTTTGCCATTCATAATTATGGCATTCTCTGTTTGGGCATTCAGGTTGTAAACTGATATTTCAGAAGAGTTTGGCTCCATCTGGATAGTCTTTATAATCGAGAATGTGCAGTGAAGCCTAGATATATCTATAGCTGTACCAGATTTATCAGATACGGTTATTCTGTACCTTCTGCCAAAAAGGATATCTCCTCTTTTCTCACTTCCTTTAATCACCTGATAGTTTGTTTCCTCTATGGTCATCATTTCCACTTGCTCTGATGACCCAACAGAGGCATTCGCAGTAGCTCCAGGAG
Encoded here:
- a CDS encoding Gp138 family membrane-puncturing spike protein is translated as MRIPEIIPSKTEEGEMIKSNLNNSLRVACPGIIQAFDIESQTATVRLCIRESITNDSGASQWAEIPPLLDLPILIPRAGGYMMTLPIKAGDECLVVFSDMCIDGWFMHGGVQNQMEKRRHDLSDGICIPGIWSQPNRVKDYSTTSCQIRNEEGSSYIELSGDNVNIVAKGSINLSAASVKSNGLDINTHTHTYSGGETSDPH
- a CDS encoding phage protein translates to MNRSEREAVVWKFLRGKGLPEKSVAAVMGNIQAESSFDTNLVEVGGGGGFGLIQWTNPKGGSTGRRSELERYGITLDHQLNFLWAELTGQGASATGAKKQWIQKYGLNFNSFMEGKGSISELTASFMRNFLRPLDIESSSHLESRRKPKAHEYYNRFTGSTGSYTPGATANASVGSSEQVEMMTIEETNYQVIKGSEKRGDILFGRRYRITVSDKSGTAIDISRLHCTFSIIKTIQMEPNSSEISVYNLNAQTENAIIMNGKRVTVEAGYEGSQFGLIFDGDIIQCIREKVNANTFKLTIIALDSDRAINFDIANYSILRGQSHRSIVEHIANKASNPVPLGSISEKLKTTTLPRGKVIFGKASDFIRQIAKSNGLKCYMDDGRLNLIDLKELPKDEIFKLDTTSGLIGVPEQTQYGVSGQCLLNPQIKLNSLIHIDNSLIRDKRVDFGTSNAVPASTSTGDTGASTGTSGGQPSAGGYLIPYNGNFKITSHFGRRGGTNHNGIDLGMPIGTPIFASKAGKVLKAGVDSKGINYGGGKIIMLEHPDGTATNYFHLNDWSVKTGDNVRQGQQIGLSGNTGGSTGPHLHFEIKEGGKYKDPIFVINGSGGNSAPPSVASANASVGGSNPSSSSGASAGDSGEVQAMIRSLDKDGIYRVIKMEYVGDTRGNEWHLNFETITQLGGAIPIVPV
- a CDS encoding baseplate J/gp47 family protein, which gives rise to MTYFKPYIDKTGLHIPTYIGIRDQLVGDAKSIFGQDIYLGEDSQDYQWIATVAEKIYDAFQMAEQVYNNRAPNTAIGTGLDSVVKINGIKRKPATYSECKVKVMGLGGTEILEGIAVDKSGIKWNLPRSVMIPESGEVEIIAKCSIPGPVVSNPGDINSIFNPIYGWNSVYNEQNGSVGSYVEDDSLLRVRQSKSTAQASLTMLEGTVGSVAQLTGVTRSKVYENDTNVVDEKGLPPHSITAVVEGGSNNDIARAIWKHKGVGCFTNGDVTIEIVDSKKQKAPIRFFRPTYVDIEVIVNIKQLYGYTTETTESIKKKIQDYLNAMKIGSSLSISSLWGAALQAMPDLSSPLFSITSITASRLGETHQTDDISLAFNEVCRGNVNNVTANVV